A window from Drosophila kikkawai strain 14028-0561.14 chromosome 2L, DkikHiC1v2, whole genome shotgun sequence encodes these proteins:
- the ND-15 gene encoding NADH dehydrogenase [ubiquinone] iron-sulfur protein 5: protein MSLTPFLRLPLTDLTGCLINHQTYDKCGKFEMKMMECFEAYGLERGKRECADLISDFQECVGMQKQLMRFHAMRNERYKQWLKGERKGSEFFAEPPRVDAY from the exons ATGTCGCTGACTCCCTTTCTGCGCCTGCCCCTAACGGATCTGACCGGCTGCCTGATCAACCATCAAACTTACGACAAATGCGGCAAGTTCGAGATGAAGATGATGGAGTGCTTTGAGGCCTATGGCCTGGAGCGCGGAAAGCGCGAGTGTGCCGACCTTATTTCCGATTTCCAGGAGTGCGTTGGCATGCAGAAGCAGTTAATGCGTTTCCAC GCCATGCGAAATGAGCGCTATAAGCAGTGGCTCAAGGGAGAGCGCAAGGGCTCGGAATTCTTTGCAGAGCCCCCTCGCGTGGATGCCTATTAG
- the Pus10 gene encoding putative tRNA pseudouridine synthase Pus10, translated as MKNQDLVDYLRSCGVCEVCQLRYLKARGSEYKDIKETLRRLDIKVNENEENVGDIVFPEEQPTKKARLSTCSTCLGLFSEEFQRELLQGILTSDFAKYDCQKIVLAISLPMVLQLRQLAMWFALQKRFGASVDGTNPPDVPIKEAVKLILHPIICEKLAKEYDANGLMINIDVTHSLEAGEVEKLVGLNREAFPAKAAHQKRIEISRGLLEKQYQPAKVKAEIFEKYYQIPCAGVEEPLKLVSIDLQGPLVCVAGRYRKLSRELSHTPWILNGQRLMEDSIEEIIIRNVGPHFAEKLEKINFMSSGREDVDVRCLGKGRPFVLEIPNAIRSSLTTEQAYKMEQAVDGSGKVSILNLQVVPREELTHIKTGEEQKKKFYRALCALKEPVTVEILQKLQIPESFDIQQKTPIRVLHRRPLHTRPRTIYSVKAKVQRGNPQALVIDIVTQAGTYIKELVHGEFGRTTPSFASIIGQAIDIQALDVVGIDLDWPPEVDNSPSVE; from the exons ATGAAAAACCAGGATTTAGTTGATTATTTAAGGTCCTGTGGCGTGTGCGAGGTCTGCCAGCTGCGCTACTTGAAGGCTAGAGGATCGGAATACAAGGATATCAAGGAAACTCTGCGCCGG TTGGATATAAAAGTGAATGAAAATGAGGAAAACGTGGGCGATATCGTATTCCCCGAAGAACAACCGACTAAGAAAGCCCGCTTGAGCACTTGTTCCACGTGTTTGGGACTATTTTCGGAGGAATTTCAGCGGGAGCTACTCCAGGGGATTCTCACCTCGGACTTTGCCAAATACGATTGCCAAAAAATCGTGCTGGCCATAAGTTTGCCAATGGTCTTGCAGCTGCGCCAGTTGGCCATGTGGTTTGCTTTGCAAAAAAGATTTGGAGCCTCCGTGGACGGCACCAATCCGCCGGATGTGCCCATCAAGGAGGCCGTTAAACTGATCCTGCACCCCATCATATGCGAAAAGCTGGCCAAGGAATACGATGCCAATGGCCTGATGATCAACATAGATGTGACGCACAGCCTCGAGGCCGGCGAGGTGGAAAAGCTGGTGGGTCTTAACCGGGAGGCCTTTCCCGCCAAGGCTGCCCATCAGAAGCGCATCGAAATCTCGCGGGGCCTGCTCGAGAAGCAGTATCAGCCGGCGAAAGTTAAGGCGGAAATCTTTGAGAAATATTACCAGATACCATGTGCCGGCGTCGAAGAGCCCCTTAAGCTTGTATCCATCGATTTGCAGGGTCCTTTGGTCTGTGTGGCCGGCAGGTATCGAAAGCTCAGCCGGGAACTATCGCACACGCCGTGGATCTTAAATGGTCAGAGGCTAATGGAGGACAGCATCGAGGAGATCATCATCCGGAATGTGGGACCACACTTTGCGGAGAAACTGGAGAAAATCAACTTCATGTCCAGCGGCAGGGAAGATGTGGATGTTCGGTGTCTGGGCAAAGGAAGACCCTTTGTTTTGGAAATACCAAATGCCATTCGGAGTTCCCTGACCACAGAGCAGGCCTATAAAATGGAGCAAGCTGTGGATGGGTCCGGCAAGGTGTCCATACTCAATCTACAAGTGGTGCCCCGGGAGGAACTCACCCACATTAAGACGGGCGAGGAGCAAAAGAAGAAATTCTATCGTGCTCTGTGCGCACTCAAAGAACCAGTTACAGTGGAGATCCTACAGAAACTACAAATCCCCGAGAGCTTTGATATACAACAAAAGACCCCCATCAGAGTGCTTCATCGTCGTCCTCTGCACACGCGTCCCCGAACGATTTATAGTGTTAAAGCGAAGGTACAACGTGGGAATCCCCAGGCACTCGTCATCGACATTGTCACGCAGGCGGGCACGTACATCAAGGAGCTGGTTCACGGGGAATTTGGCAGGACGACGCCCTCCTTTGCCTCAATCATTGGCCAGGCCATTGATATACAAGCCCTGGATGTGGTGGGCATTGATCTGGACTGGCCACCGGAAGTGGACAACTCGCCAAGCGTGGAATAG